The DNA region CCACTTGCCGCGCTTCAGGCCCTTGATGAGGTCCGGTCCGTGGCCGCTGCGCAGAAAGCGCGTGTCATCCGTATCCAGGGAACCCGGACTGAAGAGATCGGAAACCGTCGGCAGGGGATCGGCCTGCTGTCCCAATGCCCGCGCCCGCCGCTGACGCAAAAGTTCCGCCGTGGCGGAAGATACGGGAGGAAGCACCAAGCGCCCGGGATCCTTGATCCGTGTAACGGTGCGCATGCTGCGCCGGAAGAGCTGCACGTCTTCCGGGCTTAAGGTGGCCTCCCAATTGGGGGCCGCAACGGGTAGCGTTTGCTTGCTGCTGCTGTCGCGGCCAGTCGAAGCGGCCCGCCTTGCGTCAGTCGCCGCTTGGTCCGCCTCGGCTTGCCGGGCGGCCTGATCTGCCAGCTTGCGCAGGTGCTTGAGGTCCGCCAGGCTTTTTGCCGGTTCGCCGCCGCGCCTGCGTTTACTCGCCGGCATTCTCCAGCCAGCGTTGTGCATCCAGGGCTGCCATGCAACCTGTGCCGGCGCTGGTGATGGCCTGGCGGTAGATGTGGTCCTGGACGTCGCCGGCTGCGAACACACCGGGTATGGAAGTCATGGTGGCCATGCCGTCCAAGCCGCTGCGGGTGATGATGTAGCCGTCCTTCATGGCAAGCTGGCCCTGGAAGATGTCTGTGTTCGGTTTGTGCCCGATGGCGATGAACGCTCCTGTCACGGCCAGATCTTCGGTTTCGTCCGTTTTCGTGCTGCGCAGGCGCACGCCTGTTACGCCCGATTGGTCGCCCAGCACCTCGTCCAGCGTGTAAAAGAGCTTGAGCTTCATGTTGCCGTTGGCCACCTTGTCCATCAATCTGTCGGTCAGGATGGGCTCGGAGCGGAACTTGTCGCGCCTATGCACCAGCGTAACGCTGCGGCAGATATTCGACAGATACAAAGCTTCCTCGACGGCGGTGTTACCGCCGCCGACGACAATAACATCCTGATTCTTATAAAAGAAGCCATCGCAGGTTGCACACCCGGATACGCCGCGGCCCATGAATTCCTGTTCGGACGGCAGACCCAGATACATGGCGGACGCGCCGGTCGCGATAATCAGGGCATCGCAGGTGTACTGAGCGCCGGTGTCTCCGGTAAGCGTAAAAGGCTTCCTGGACAGGTCCACGGTAACGATCTGGTCAAAGATCATTTCGGTGTTGAAGCGCTCGGCGTGCGCCTGAAAGCGCTGCATCAGGTCGGGGCCTTGCACACCCTCGGCGTCAGCCGGCCAGTTGTCCACATCGGTGGTCGTCATCAGTTGGCCACCCTGTTCCAGGCCGGTGATCAGTACGGGATTGAGATTGGCGCGCGCCGCGTAAACCGCTGCCGAGTAACCGGCCGGTCCAGACCCTAATATGAGTACTTTGGCGTGTTTTGGGGTGGTCATGACAGAAAATCCGAAAAAATTGCACAGCCAATTATAATGAGTCCATGGCTAGATTACCTGCGACGTCCCCACGCTCCTCGCGCAATGTGCGCAACGGGCCTTCTCCCCTGCAGTCCCGACTGTCCGGTTTGCTCCGCGAAGCCCGTTGGATCGTCTTCGCGGCGCTGGCCGCCTGGCTGGCCCTGGTGCTGGCAACCTGGAGCTCTCAGGACCCCGCCTGGTCGCATTCGGTGCATGCCACCACCACGATGAATCGGGGCGGCACCCTGGGCGCTTACATTTCCGACTTCCTGCTTTTCCTGTTCGGGTACTCGGCCTGGTTGTGGGTGGTATTGCTCGCCCAGCGGGTCGGTTTGGGGTTTTATCGGCTGACCAACACCTTGCTGACTGACAAGCAAGAGCCGCTGCCGCGCGTGCACTGGGAGGTTGCGATCGGCTTCTTCCTGCTGTTTGTCGGCGCCATGGGTACCGAGGCCCTGCAAATGAACAGCCTCGGCACACACCTGCCCGCCGGGTCAGGCGGTCAACTGGGGCAGCTGTTGGCCCAGGGCATGGCCTCTTTACTGGGTTTTACCGGTGCAACCTTGTTGTTGCTGGTCTTTGTGGCGGTGGGCGCCAGCCTGTTCTTCGGGTTTTCCTGGTTGACGGTGTCCGAGCGCGTGGGGCTGACCATCGAAAAGACCTTCCGCCGCCTGCTCGAACTCAAGGCGGCCCGCGAAGATCGCAAGGTTGGCCAAACCAAGAAGGCCGAGCGCGATGAGATCGTAGTAGCCAAGCAAGAAGAGCTCGTTCACGAGCAACCGGTCCGTATCGAGCCGGCCATCACGTCGGTGCCAAAATCCGTCCGGGTCGAGAAGGAAAAGCAGAAGGCCTTGTTCACGGCGCCGCAAGACCGCGCCGGCTTTGGCGATCTGCCGGCAGTCGGCTTGCTGGACATGCCGTCCGAAACCGCCGAAACCGTCACGCCCGAAACCATTGAATACACCTCGCGTCTCATCGAGAAAAAGCTGTCGGACTTCGGTGTGAAGGCCACTGTCGTAGCCGCGCAGGCAGGCCCGGTGATCACCCGCTACGAAATCGAGCCGGCCACCGGCGTCAAGGGCAGCCAGATCGTGAATCTGGCCAAAGACCTTGCCCGAGCCCTAAGCCTGGTCAGCATACGGGTGGTGGAAACCATACCGGGCAAGAACCTCATGGGCCTCGAGCTGCCCAACCCCAAGCGCCAGATGGTCAAGCTGTCCGAGATCATCGGCTCGCAAACCTATCACGCCAGCAGTTCCATGCTGACCATGGCGCTGGGCAAAGACATCGCGGGCAACCCAGTAGTTGCAGACTTGGCCAAAATGCCCCACTTGCTGGTTGCCGGCACCACCGGTTCGGGCAAGTCAGTCGGCATCAACGCCATGATTCTGTCCTTGTTATACAAGGCCGATGCCACGCAGGTCAGGCTCATACTGATCGACCCCAAGATGCTCGAAATGAGCATGTACGAGGGCATACCGCATTTGTTGGCCCCGGTAGTCACCGACATGCGCCATGCCGCCAATGCCCTTAACTGGTGTGTCGGCGAGATGGAAAAGCGCTACCGGCTGATGAGCAAGATGGGGGTGCGCAACCTTGCCGGCTATAACGCAAAGATCCGCGACGCCATCAAGCGCGAAGAACCCATACCCAATCCGTTTTCGTTGACGCCCGATGCGCCCGAGCCGCTGTCGACCTTACCGGCAATTGTCGTGGTGATCGACGAGCTGGCCGATTTGATGATGGTGGTGGGCAAGAAGATCGAAGAACTTATCGCCCGGCTGGCCCAAAAAGCCCGTGCCGCCGGCATACACCTTATTTTGGCTACCCAGCGCCCCAGTGTCGATGTCATCACAGGCTTGATCAAGGCCAATATTCCCACCCGCATTGCCTTCCAGGTGTCTTCCAAGATCGATTCGCGCACCATATTGGATCAAATGGGCGCGGAGACCTTGCTGGGGCAGGGCGACATGCTGTATTTGCCTCCGGGTAGCGGGCTGCCGGCACGGGTGCACGGAGCCTTTGTCCACGACGATGAAGTGCACCGGGTCGTCGAATCGCTGAAAGAACAGGGCGAGCCCAACTACGTCGAAGGATTGCTCGAGGGGGCGCTAGAGGGCGAAACCGGCGACGGAGTCGGCAGCGTAACGGGTTTTGCCGACGCCGAGTCCGATCCCCTGTACGATCAGGCAGTGGAAATCGTGCTGAAAAACCGGCGCGCTTCCATATCGTCGGTGCAGCGTTACTTGCGCATCGGCTACAACCGGGCAGCGCGCTTGCTGGAGCAAATGGAGCAAGCAGGGCTGGTCTCGGCCATGCAATCCAATGGCAACCGGGAAATCCTGGTGCCCGCAGGGAACACATCGAATGAAGATTAACGTTAGCGCTGCTGCGGCAGCCTTGCTGGCAGCGACGCTGGCTTGGCCCGCTGCCGGTCAGCCGGCCGTTACGGTGCCGGCCGATGGCGCCACTACTGGCTCGGCTGCGGATCA from Pollutimonas thiosulfatoxidans includes:
- a CDS encoding Smr/MutS family protein; the protein is MPASKRRRGGEPAKSLADLKHLRKLADQAARQAEADQAATDARRAASTGRDSSSKQTLPVAAPNWEATLSPEDVQLFRRSMRTVTRIKDPGRLVLPPVSSATAELLRQRRARALGQQADPLPTVSDLFSPGSLDTDDTRFLRSGHGPDLIKGLKRGKWPVGATLDLHGNTLDEARDRLDGFLQSCLTHHIKCVRIVHGKGYGSRDGQPVLKQTLRRWLTQFSFVVAYIESGEHDGGAGAVDVLLKSAERNP
- the trxB gene encoding thioredoxin-disulfide reductase, giving the protein MTTPKHAKVLILGSGPAGYSAAVYAARANLNPVLITGLEQGGQLMTTTDVDNWPADAEGVQGPDLMQRFQAHAERFNTEMIFDQIVTVDLSRKPFTLTGDTGAQYTCDALIIATGASAMYLGLPSEQEFMGRGVSGCATCDGFFYKNQDVIVVGGGNTAVEEALYLSNICRSVTLVHRRDKFRSEPILTDRLMDKVANGNMKLKLFYTLDEVLGDQSGVTGVRLRSTKTDETEDLAVTGAFIAIGHKPNTDIFQGQLAMKDGYIITRSGLDGMATMTSIPGVFAAGDVQDHIYRQAITSAGTGCMAALDAQRWLENAGE
- a CDS encoding DNA translocase FtsK encodes the protein MARLPATSPRSSRNVRNGPSPLQSRLSGLLREARWIVFAALAAWLALVLATWSSQDPAWSHSVHATTTMNRGGTLGAYISDFLLFLFGYSAWLWVVLLAQRVGLGFYRLTNTLLTDKQEPLPRVHWEVAIGFFLLFVGAMGTEALQMNSLGTHLPAGSGGQLGQLLAQGMASLLGFTGATLLLLVFVAVGASLFFGFSWLTVSERVGLTIEKTFRRLLELKAAREDRKVGQTKKAERDEIVVAKQEELVHEQPVRIEPAITSVPKSVRVEKEKQKALFTAPQDRAGFGDLPAVGLLDMPSETAETVTPETIEYTSRLIEKKLSDFGVKATVVAAQAGPVITRYEIEPATGVKGSQIVNLAKDLARALSLVSIRVVETIPGKNLMGLELPNPKRQMVKLSEIIGSQTYHASSSMLTMALGKDIAGNPVVADLAKMPHLLVAGTTGSGKSVGINAMILSLLYKADATQVRLILIDPKMLEMSMYEGIPHLLAPVVTDMRHAANALNWCVGEMEKRYRLMSKMGVRNLAGYNAKIRDAIKREEPIPNPFSLTPDAPEPLSTLPAIVVVIDELADLMMVVGKKIEELIARLAQKARAAGIHLILATQRPSVDVITGLIKANIPTRIAFQVSSKIDSRTILDQMGAETLLGQGDMLYLPPGSGLPARVHGAFVHDDEVHRVVESLKEQGEPNYVEGLLEGALEGETGDGVGSVTGFADAESDPLYDQAVEIVLKNRRASISSVQRYLRIGYNRAARLLEQMEQAGLVSAMQSNGNREILVPAGNTSNED